Proteins encoded together in one Acidobacteriota bacterium window:
- a CDS encoding GWxTD domain-containing protein has translation MRILYSLLKTLGVAFLLVAISPAPVLGSKDRKTKEERKREKEAKKRDQRQRVEEQQDYFKKWLTEDVVYIITDEEKKVFNNLSTDAERDAFIEQFWRRRDPDPRSALNEFKEEHYRRIAYANDHFYSGVEGWYTDRGRIYITYGPPSQKESHHGGLYQRRVLEEGGGWTNVYAFERWFYNYIPGVGSGIEIEFVDASKTGEYKIALRPSEKDALWQVGSSPTVEEMFGGVTRDGTMLADLAMRNIGLNDGTFMRGAQPFDRVRNYFLLNKPPKVEFEHLRGDVETRLLYDPIPLEMVIGNYRVGEDAFLVPLTVRVPAHELTYDADLKNVTRATIQVYGKAQTLTGNVVYEFEDLIAADTSKSKGLKAGTNFLYQKQLPLRPGRYKLTVILQEESSKRVAIEVSSVHLSKTQMGSLTSSTLVVADGFASSAPEQTLSDPFVTPSGIKVYPNVSQEFSPGAFLSLYSEAYEVALDQATRQPALDAEFVIMKGREQIRSEEPRLLQMEDRVILMHTMPLEGVEPGRYQVMMQLRDRISGQEASKRANFEIRGD, from the coding sequence ATGCGAATCCTTTACTCTCTACTCAAGACTCTGGGTGTCGCTTTCCTTTTGGTGGCGATTTCTCCCGCTCCCGTACTGGGATCCAAGGACAGGAAGACCAAGGAGGAAAGGAAACGGGAGAAGGAGGCCAAGAAGCGCGACCAGCGCCAGCGGGTGGAGGAGCAGCAGGACTACTTCAAGAAGTGGTTGACGGAGGACGTCGTCTACATCATCACGGATGAAGAGAAAAAGGTCTTCAACAACCTGAGCACCGACGCCGAACGGGACGCCTTCATCGAGCAGTTCTGGCGCCGCCGGGACCCGGATCCGCGATCCGCCCTCAACGAATTCAAAGAGGAGCACTACCGGCGGATCGCCTACGCCAACGACCACTTCTACTCGGGCGTCGAAGGCTGGTATACGGATCGCGGCCGCATCTACATCACCTACGGTCCGCCCAGCCAGAAAGAGAGTCACCACGGAGGCCTCTACCAGCGGAGAGTTCTGGAGGAAGGGGGCGGCTGGACCAACGTCTATGCCTTCGAACGCTGGTTCTACAACTACATCCCGGGGGTGGGCAGCGGCATCGAGATCGAGTTCGTCGACGCCAGCAAGACGGGCGAGTACAAGATCGCGCTCAGGCCTTCCGAGAAGGACGCCTTGTGGCAGGTCGGATCCAGCCCGACCGTCGAGGAGATGTTCGGAGGCGTCACCCGCGACGGTACGATGCTTGCGGATCTGGCCATGCGCAACATCGGGCTCAACGACGGGACCTTCATGCGGGGGGCCCAGCCGTTCGACCGGGTGCGCAACTACTTCCTTCTCAACAAGCCTCCCAAGGTCGAATTCGAGCATCTCCGGGGCGACGTGGAAACGCGCCTCCTGTACGACCCCATTCCCCTGGAGATGGTCATCGGGAACTATCGGGTGGGTGAGGACGCCTTCCTGGTCCCCCTCACCGTCCGGGTGCCGGCCCACGAACTGACTTACGACGCCGATCTTAAGAATGTCACCCGGGCGACCATCCAGGTTTATGGGAAGGCCCAGACCCTCACCGGCAATGTGGTCTACGAGTTCGAGGATCTGATCGCTGCCGACACTTCCAAATCGAAGGGATTGAAGGCGGGCACCAACTTCCTCTACCAGAAACAGTTGCCCCTCAGGCCGGGCCGGTACAAGCTGACGGTGATCCTGCAGGAAGAATCGAGCAAGCGGGTCGCCATCGAAGTGTCGTCGGTCCACCTGTCCAAGACCCAGATGGGATCCCTCACCAGCAGCACCCTGGTGGTGGCCGACGGATTCGCCTCTTCTGCTCCGGAGCAGACCCTCTCCGACCCCTTCGTGACGCCCAGCGGAATCAAGGTCTATCCCAACGTCTCCCAGGAATTCTCTCCCGGGGCCTTCCTCAGCCTCTACTCGGAGGCCTATGAAGTGGCTCTGGATCAGGCGACGCGCCAACCGGCGCTGGACGCCGAGTTCGTGATCATGAAGGGACGCGAACAGATCCGGTCGGAGGAACCCAGGCTGCTGCAGATGGAAGACCGGGTGATCTTGATGCATACCATGCCCCTGGAGGGGGTGGAGCCGGGACGTTACCAGGTCATGATGCAGCTCCGTGACCGGATCAGTGGCCAGGAGGCCTCCAAGCGCGCCAACTTCGAGATCCGGGGCGATTGA
- a CDS encoding CRTAC1 family protein codes for MLHKSLIRAGLRPVFPSTFEGPLQRWLKLFLFVFALARPLSLHAGAASDSAPSFRDVSGEAGLSFIHSSGASPEKYLVETMGSGGGFLDYDGDGWMDVYLVNSGPTPSSPSAPPGTNRLFRNNGDGSFSDVTEQARVGDPSYGMGCVFADYDNDGDVDLYVTNLGPNVLYRNNGDGTFTDVSAAAGVADPLWSTSAAFGDYDQDGWLDLYVGNYLRFTFDTHRRCYSGELLIYCFPHSYDGVPNTLYRNRGDGTFEQANEKAGVTEEAQYSKSLGVLWLDLEGDGDLDLYVANDTTANYVFRNGGNGVFEDVSLLSGGAFNGMGMAQSGMGVDAGDLAGNGLYSIFVTNFSLQTNDLYWNNGQGILTDHTLQAGLSQESFLPLGFGANFLDYDNDGLLDLFVANGHVFDNINTINPSLEYAQPNQLFRNRGDGRFDAVSARSGPYFSRRNVSRGSAVADYNNDGRLDLLVTNNNQKADLLENRSAGNHHWLQLRLEGTHCNRDGVGAKVRLEAGGRRLSQEVRAGSSYLSQSDLRVHFGLGAAVKIDSIEVLWPCGRRQTVPAPVNVDRILPVKESS; via the coding sequence TTGCTCCACAAATCCCTCATCCGTGCCGGGCTCCGTCCGGTGTTCCCGAGTACGTTCGAGGGTCCCCTTCAGCGTTGGTTGAAGCTCTTTTTGTTCGTTTTCGCCCTGGCGCGCCCGCTCAGCCTGCACGCCGGCGCCGCGTCCGATTCCGCACCCTCTTTTCGGGACGTGAGCGGTGAGGCCGGCCTCTCCTTCATCCACAGCAGCGGCGCGTCTCCGGAAAAGTACCTGGTCGAGACCATGGGTTCCGGGGGAGGCTTCCTGGACTACGATGGCGACGGCTGGATGGACGTCTACCTGGTCAACAGCGGCCCCACTCCCTCGTCTCCTTCGGCGCCGCCGGGAACGAACCGGCTCTTTCGCAACAACGGGGACGGAAGCTTCAGCGACGTGACGGAGCAGGCCCGGGTCGGCGATCCCTCCTATGGCATGGGCTGTGTCTTCGCCGACTACGACAACGACGGGGACGTGGACCTCTACGTCACCAACCTGGGGCCCAACGTTCTTTACCGCAACAATGGGGACGGCACCTTTACCGATGTCTCGGCTGCCGCCGGCGTGGCCGACCCTCTCTGGAGCACCAGCGCCGCCTTCGGAGACTACGACCAGGACGGCTGGCTGGATCTTTACGTCGGCAACTATCTGAGGTTCACCTTCGACACTCACCGCCGCTGCTATTCGGGAGAGCTCCTTATCTACTGTTTTCCCCACAGCTACGACGGTGTTCCCAATACGCTCTACCGCAACCGGGGCGACGGAACCTTTGAGCAAGCGAACGAGAAGGCCGGCGTGACGGAGGAGGCTCAATATTCCAAGAGCCTGGGCGTGCTCTGGCTGGATCTGGAGGGGGACGGCGATCTGGATCTCTACGTGGCCAACGACACCACGGCCAACTATGTCTTCCGGAATGGGGGCAACGGCGTCTTCGAGGACGTCTCGTTGCTGTCCGGAGGCGCCTTCAACGGGATGGGCATGGCGCAATCGGGGATGGGCGTGGACGCCGGCGATCTGGCCGGGAACGGACTCTACAGCATCTTCGTGACCAACTTCTCGCTCCAGACCAACGACCTGTACTGGAACAACGGCCAGGGGATCCTCACGGACCATACGCTCCAGGCCGGGCTCTCCCAGGAGAGCTTCCTGCCGCTGGGGTTCGGCGCCAATTTCCTGGATTACGACAACGACGGGCTGCTCGACCTCTTCGTGGCCAACGGTCACGTGTTCGACAACATCAACACCATCAATCCCAGCCTGGAATATGCCCAGCCCAACCAGCTCTTTCGAAACCGGGGCGACGGCCGGTTCGATGCCGTCTCGGCGAGGTCCGGGCCTTATTTCTCGCGCAGGAACGTGTCTCGAGGTTCGGCCGTGGCCGACTACAACAACGACGGCCGTCTGGACCTGCTGGTGACCAACAACAATCAGAAGGCGGACCTGCTGGAGAATCGGTCGGCGGGGAATCACCACTGGCTGCAACTGCGGCTCGAGGGGACTCACTGCAATCGGGACGGGGTGGGCGCCAAGGTGCGGCTTGAGGCGGGAGGCCGCCGGCTCAGCCAGGAAGTCCGGGCCGGAAGCAGCTACCTGAGCCAGAGCGATCTGCGGGTCCATTTCGGACTGGGCGCCGCGGTCAAGATCGATTCCATCGAAGTCCTCTGGCCCTGCGGCAGGCGGCAAACGGTGCCGGCCCCCGTGAATGTGGACCGTATCCTGCCGGTCAAGGAGTCGAGCTGA
- a CDS encoding tetratricopeptide repeat protein — MNFILPAAWGVLFLLQGIPPRPDPLLERALRKIAVSEDYVGALADLEASLRGPDPNPQAHYQAGVCHTILRDYSKALDSFRSARELGVHGWELELGFGIAYFHLHQDEKARGHFERTLSLKPDDPNALFHLGRLDFKAGDAARASERFRQVLARQPDHQGALFSLGSALIRQGKEREGKKVLEHHRRVGHLQGRLKSLSLMADSPKSSAEVFADLGDVFLELGRKEDALKAYEKAEELTPGTALTGLGRGTLAYGQGDWTEARTHLLTYLEKVGGDCQGYLLLGLMEKQEKKYGLARQHLNRGLELCPGRLLILASLAELELQRGNVAGAEEFSQKMIRIDADFAAGPFFLAFCRIYQQRLEEAEELGRRTLELDDRNPNHHLLMKAVYQARGAAEKARHHDERANQLRGAAGP; from the coding sequence GTGAATTTCATCCTCCCGGCCGCCTGGGGGGTGCTTTTTCTCCTCCAGGGGATTCCCCCTCGGCCTGATCCGTTGCTGGAACGGGCTCTCCGGAAGATTGCGGTCAGCGAAGACTACGTGGGGGCTCTGGCCGACCTGGAAGCGTCGCTCCGGGGACCCGATCCCAACCCGCAAGCCCATTACCAGGCAGGCGTCTGCCACACCATCCTGCGGGACTATTCCAAGGCTCTCGACAGTTTTCGAAGTGCCAGGGAGCTGGGAGTCCACGGGTGGGAGTTGGAGCTGGGCTTCGGGATCGCCTATTTCCACTTGCATCAGGACGAAAAGGCTCGCGGACACTTCGAGAGGACTCTCTCCCTCAAGCCCGATGATCCGAACGCGCTTTTCCACCTGGGGCGGCTGGATTTCAAGGCCGGGGATGCGGCCCGGGCCTCGGAGCGATTCCGCCAGGTGTTGGCCCGCCAGCCGGACCATCAGGGGGCCCTCTTCAGCCTGGGGTCCGCCCTGATTCGCCAGGGGAAGGAACGGGAAGGGAAGAAGGTGCTGGAGCACCATCGGCGGGTCGGCCATCTGCAGGGGCGCCTGAAATCGCTGAGTCTCATGGCCGATTCCCCCAAGTCCTCGGCCGAGGTCTTTGCCGACCTGGGAGACGTCTTTCTGGAGCTGGGCCGTAAGGAGGACGCCCTCAAGGCCTACGAGAAGGCGGAGGAGCTCACGCCGGGAACGGCCCTGACCGGGCTCGGCCGGGGAACGCTGGCCTACGGACAAGGAGACTGGACGGAGGCCAGGACCCATCTCCTGACATATCTGGAAAAAGTGGGCGGAGACTGCCAGGGGTACCTCTTGCTGGGCTTGATGGAAAAGCAGGAGAAGAAGTACGGCTTGGCCCGCCAGCACTTGAATCGCGGGCTCGAGCTCTGTCCCGGGCGCCTCCTGATTCTGGCCAGCCTGGCCGAGCTGGAGCTCCAGCGGGGAAACGTCGCCGGGGCCGAGGAATTCTCGCAGAAGATGATCCGGATCGATGCCGATTTCGCGGCCGGCCCCTTCTTTCTGGCCTTCTGCCGCATTTACCAGCAGCGACTGGAGGAGGCCGAGGAGCTGGGCCGGCGGACCCTGGAACTGGACGACAGGAATCCGAATCACCACCTCCTCATGAAGGCGGTCTACCAGGCCCGCGGCGCCGCCGAAAAAGCGCGTCACCACGACGAACGGGCCAACCAGCTCCGCGGCGCAGCCGGTCCGTGA
- a CDS encoding ATP-binding protein — protein sequence MQNYIERSLEPVLRKAFSQFPAVVLTGPRQSGKTTILQRLFGGRCRYVSLEPPDVQASALHDPRSFLETCRPPAIFDEVQYVPGLLPYIKEKIDANRHRTGQYLLTGSQNLLLMEKVTESLAGRAAMLRLLPLSRREAEGRPRLLLPWERSGHPASMPAYAFGGLWKNFIRGGYPELVSQPERDVSLWHSSYIQTYLERDVRTLRQVGDLTRYQSFVRVLAARSAQLLNLTDVARDLGVAVNTVKAWLSVLEASYQVTVLRPYFANVGKRLVKRPKVYFTDTGTLCHLVGLRDPEHAASGPMGGAILETAVLSEIVRTLTHRGIEPRIYFWRTMAGTEIDFVVETGGQMVPLEVKLSATPRRAMAGSIKTFRKDLKEAALSGYLVHPGDVRLPLGSDVTTCPFADL from the coding sequence ATGCAAAACTACATTGAGCGTTCTCTGGAACCGGTGCTCAGGAAGGCGTTCTCCCAGTTTCCCGCCGTCGTTCTGACCGGACCGCGCCAGTCCGGCAAGACAACGATCCTGCAGAGGCTCTTCGGAGGCCGCTGCCGGTACGTCTCCCTGGAGCCTCCGGACGTTCAGGCGTCCGCGCTGCATGATCCGCGCAGTTTCTTGGAAACCTGCCGGCCGCCGGCGATTTTCGATGAGGTGCAGTACGTTCCCGGGCTGCTTCCATACATCAAGGAGAAGATCGATGCGAACAGGCATCGGACGGGGCAGTACCTGCTCACCGGCTCGCAGAACCTGTTGCTCATGGAGAAGGTGACCGAGTCGTTGGCGGGCCGCGCGGCCATGCTTCGGTTGTTGCCTCTCTCCAGACGTGAAGCCGAAGGACGGCCGCGGCTGCTTCTTCCCTGGGAACGTAGCGGGCACCCGGCTTCAATGCCGGCTTACGCATTTGGAGGACTCTGGAAAAACTTTATTCGGGGCGGGTACCCGGAACTCGTGTCCCAGCCTGAAAGGGACGTGTCCCTCTGGCATTCCAGCTATATCCAGACCTATCTCGAGCGGGACGTTCGCACCCTCCGGCAGGTAGGCGACCTGACCCGGTATCAGAGTTTTGTCCGGGTTCTGGCGGCCAGAAGCGCTCAACTCTTGAACCTGACGGATGTCGCACGAGACCTGGGCGTCGCCGTCAATACCGTCAAGGCCTGGCTCTCGGTGCTTGAAGCCAGCTACCAGGTCACGGTGCTGCGCCCCTACTTCGCCAACGTCGGGAAACGCCTCGTCAAGCGCCCGAAAGTGTATTTCACCGACACGGGGACACTCTGTCACCTCGTGGGTCTCAGGGACCCCGAACACGCCGCCTCGGGTCCCATGGGCGGCGCTATCCTGGAGACGGCGGTGTTGTCCGAGATCGTCCGAACGCTGACGCATCGAGGGATCGAGCCGCGGATCTACTTTTGGAGGACGATGGCCGGGACGGAGATCGACTTCGTGGTCGAGACCGGGGGGCAGATGGTGCCGTTGGAGGTAAAGCTGTCCGCCACGCCGCGCCGGGCAATGGCTGGTTCCATCAAGACTTTCCGGAAGGACCTGAAGGAGGCGGCGCTGTCGGGATACCTCGTTCATCCCGGTGACGTTCGTTTGCCTTTGGGCTCGGACGTAACCACATGCCCCTTCGCTGACTTGTAA
- a CDS encoding SAF domain-containing protein — translation MNLHQLLQRRLESRGPVRAGLIGAGKFGSMFLSQVPSTRGLVVPVIADLDPDRARRTCLAAGWDRELVDRTRIVRDGLELAAADDVDVVVEATGQPLAGLAHARSAIRAGKHVVMVNVEADVLAGLELAREAAASGVVYSMAYGDQPALICEMVDWARACGFRVAAAGKGTRYLPSYHASTPETVWDHYGITAEAARAARMNPRMFNSFLDGTKSAIEMAAVANATGLTPAPGGLTFPPCGVDELAQALCPREAGGRLHHRGQVEVVSSLNRDGSAVERDLRWGVYVVVEAPNDYTAACFSQYGLSTNESGGYAAHYKPFHLIGLELGISILSAVLRGEPTGCPTRFAGDVVAVAKRDLRQGEVLDGEGGYTVWGRLMTAADSVASHGLPIGLTHGVRLRRDVPAGRSLSWSDVEIDPDLEAVRLRRAMEQTLAET, via the coding sequence ATGAATCTGCACCAACTGCTTCAAAGGCGGCTCGAAAGCCGGGGGCCGGTGCGTGCGGGTCTCATCGGCGCCGGCAAGTTCGGTTCCATGTTCCTGTCCCAAGTGCCGTCGACCCGCGGTCTGGTGGTTCCGGTCATTGCGGATCTCGACCCGGACCGGGCGCGCCGGACCTGTCTGGCCGCAGGCTGGGACCGGGAGTTGGTGGACCGCACACGCATCGTCCGCGACGGCCTGGAGCTGGCCGCCGCCGATGACGTCGATGTGGTGGTGGAAGCCACCGGACAGCCTCTGGCCGGACTCGCCCACGCCCGCAGCGCCATTCGGGCGGGGAAGCACGTCGTCATGGTCAATGTCGAGGCCGACGTGCTGGCCGGCCTGGAGCTGGCCCGGGAAGCGGCCGCCTCGGGAGTGGTCTATTCCATGGCTTACGGCGACCAGCCGGCTCTGATCTGCGAAATGGTGGACTGGGCTCGAGCCTGCGGTTTCCGGGTGGCCGCCGCCGGCAAAGGGACCCGGTATCTGCCCTCCTACCACGCGTCGACTCCGGAGACGGTCTGGGACCATTACGGAATCACCGCCGAGGCGGCCCGGGCCGCCCGGATGAATCCCCGGATGTTCAATTCGTTCCTGGACGGGACCAAGTCGGCCATCGAGATGGCGGCGGTGGCCAATGCCACGGGGCTGACTCCGGCTCCCGGCGGGCTGACCTTTCCGCCCTGTGGAGTGGACGAGCTCGCCCAGGCGCTCTGTCCCCGGGAAGCCGGCGGCCGACTGCACCACCGGGGCCAGGTGGAGGTGGTCTCATCTCTGAACCGGGACGGCAGCGCCGTGGAAAGGGATTTGCGCTGGGGAGTCTACGTCGTGGTCGAGGCGCCCAACGATTACACCGCCGCTTGCTTCTCGCAATACGGCCTGAGTACCAATGAGTCGGGTGGTTATGCCGCCCACTACAAGCCCTTTCACCTGATCGGGCTGGAGCTGGGCATCTCCATTCTCTCCGCCGTGTTGCGCGGCGAGCCCACCGGCTGCCCGACCCGTTTCGCGGGGGACGTGGTGGCGGTGGCCAAGCGGGACCTCCGGCAGGGGGAGGTCCTGGACGGCGAGGGCGGCTACACCGTGTGGGGAAGGCTCATGACCGCCGCCGACAGCGTGGCGTCGCACGGTCTGCCCATCGGCCTCACCCACGGCGTCCGGTTGCGCCGCGATGTTCCGGCGGGCCGCTCCCTGAGCTGGTCCGACGTGGAGATCGATCCGGATCTGGAGGCTGTGCGGCTGCGCCGGGCCATGGAGCAGACCCTGGCGGAGACTTGA
- a CDS encoding putative DNA binding domain-containing protein: MTNAELVRRIRLGEDSTLEFKRVVVAVGRVSEPKRNPMADELAALANARGGTVVLGVDDETQEILGIPLQDLDAVEGWAQEICKDSVKPALNADIRKLELPARNGQLVPVVRLDIPRSLFVHKSPGGYFRRIGSSKREMAPEVLARLFQERSQTRMIRFDESIVPGTATGDLDYALTRRFLRGEPDEDGVTETAARKLRLVADDDEGRARITLAGVLLCTREPRTWLPHAYVQAVSYAGERTDIDYQTDARDIGGSLDVQVAEALHFVRRNMLVRASKATARVDRPQFSDRAVFEALVNAVAHRDYSVAGARVRLHLFGDRLELHVPGALANTLTPDSLHLRQASRNELIVSLLARCPAPTGLGRVNLMDRRGDGVPIIMQECEKLSGRLPEYRLIDDSELQLVIWAAP; encoded by the coding sequence ATGACCAACGCCGAACTTGTCAGACGAATCCGGCTCGGCGAGGACTCGACTCTGGAGTTCAAGCGTGTAGTAGTGGCTGTCGGCCGCGTATCGGAACCGAAGCGCAATCCCATGGCAGACGAGTTGGCCGCCCTGGCCAACGCCAGAGGCGGCACCGTGGTCCTGGGTGTAGACGACGAGACCCAGGAGATTCTTGGTATTCCGCTCCAGGATCTGGATGCCGTCGAAGGCTGGGCGCAGGAAATCTGCAAGGACTCCGTGAAGCCGGCGCTCAATGCCGATATCCGAAAGTTGGAGTTGCCGGCCCGGAATGGTCAGTTGGTTCCGGTCGTTCGCCTGGACATTCCCCGTAGCCTGTTCGTACACAAGAGTCCGGGCGGATATTTCCGCCGGATCGGCAGTTCGAAGCGGGAAATGGCTCCGGAGGTTCTGGCTCGACTCTTTCAGGAACGTAGCCAGACTCGAATGATCCGGTTCGACGAGTCCATTGTGCCGGGGACCGCGACGGGCGATCTGGACTATGCGCTGACGCGCCGATTCCTTCGGGGAGAACCCGATGAGGACGGCGTCACAGAGACCGCGGCGCGAAAGCTTCGCCTCGTGGCCGACGACGATGAGGGGCGGGCGCGGATCACGCTCGCCGGTGTCCTGCTGTGCACGCGCGAACCACGAACGTGGTTGCCTCACGCATACGTGCAAGCGGTCAGCTACGCCGGGGAGCGCACCGACATCGACTATCAGACTGACGCCCGGGATATCGGCGGGTCGCTCGACGTTCAGGTCGCCGAGGCGCTGCATTTCGTGCGCCGGAACATGCTCGTGCGTGCAAGCAAAGCGACCGCGCGTGTGGATCGCCCGCAGTTCAGCGATCGGGCGGTGTTCGAGGCGTTGGTTAACGCGGTGGCGCACCGGGACTACTCGGTGGCGGGCGCGCGCGTGCGGCTGCACCTCTTCGGGGATCGCCTTGAACTCCATGTCCCGGGCGCTCTGGCGAACACTCTCACTCCTGACAGCCTGCATTTGCGCCAAGCCAGCCGGAACGAGCTGATCGTCTCACTGCTGGCGCGCTGTCCGGCGCCTACCGGCCTTGGCCGTGTGAATCTAATGGACCGGCGGGGAGACGGCGTGCCCATCATCATGCAAGAATGCGAGAAGCTGTCCGGTCGCCTCCCGGAGTACCGGCTGATAGACGACAGTGAGCTGCAGCTCGTGATCTGGGCAGCCCCGTAA
- a CDS encoding DUF488 domain-containing protein → MIDSSPMHQIHGKVFTIGHSNHEIEGFVELLRQHRIDALADVRSAPYSRFNPQFNREPFAAALKEKGFRYVYLGRELGGRSDNFECYDEEGRIVFDRVAATGKFKRGLARVVDGAARHRIALMCAEKEPLECHRTLLVACKLDNRSVEVDHIHADGSLESHDQAMTRLIKLVLPREGPLIRQTEPHRDVMIAEAVERQVRRIGFRDKSLAATFAESMQ, encoded by the coding sequence TTGATTGACAGCAGCCCGATGCACCAGATTCACGGCAAGGTCTTCACCATCGGCCATTCCAACCACGAGATCGAGGGCTTCGTCGAGCTATTGCGGCAACACCGGATAGATGCCTTGGCTGACGTCCGCTCGGCACCGTACAGCCGCTTCAATCCGCAATTCAATCGGGAACCGTTCGCCGCCGCCCTCAAGGAAAAAGGGTTCCGATACGTATATTTGGGACGAGAATTGGGCGGCCGGTCCGACAACTTCGAGTGTTACGACGAAGAGGGACGTATCGTTTTCGATCGAGTCGCCGCAACCGGGAAGTTCAAACGTGGACTTGCACGCGTCGTTGACGGAGCCGCCAGACACCGCATAGCACTTATGTGCGCGGAGAAAGAGCCGCTCGAATGCCACCGGACGCTGCTCGTCGCCTGCAAACTCGACAATCGGAGCGTCGAGGTCGACCACATTCATGCTGACGGCAGCCTGGAGTCGCACGACCAAGCGATGACTCGTCTGATCAAACTCGTACTTCCGCGTGAGGGCCCTCTGATTCGCCAGACTGAACCTCACAGGGATGTGATGATCGCCGAGGCCGTTGAACGCCAAGTGAGGCGCATTGGCTTCAGGGACAAGAGTCTGGCCGCCACTTTCGCGGAGTCAATGCAATGA
- a CDS encoding class I SAM-dependent methyltransferase, giving the protein MAAPTDEHDSTGASRTAELAAVSRARHLLRHRKPHIFEDPFAIHLLGKRWRRIVASRLLDWVLATIVMNKLVPISIQQLTRARFAEETLETAAENGATQYVILGSGFDSFAFRRPDLDLTVFEVDRAEMIRLKVERLAAANLEIPARLRLVPFDFERGDLRSALTAAGFDLGARSFFNWMGVTYYLTRASILENLDRLAEIASSGSEIVFDYLIAAECVPPEDRDLFSRLMAFVEKRGEPMISRFDPARVGAILNPRDLWEIVGNDSPADHHRKYLEGRTDLPPLAPITWCLHLRRSAAGPKPA; this is encoded by the coding sequence GTGGCCGCACCAACCGACGAACATGACAGCACCGGCGCCAGCCGCACCGCCGAACTCGCGGCGGTGAGCCGCGCCCGGCACCTGCTCCGGCACCGGAAACCCCATATCTTCGAAGATCCGTTCGCCATCCACCTGTTGGGAAAGCGGTGGCGAAGAATCGTAGCGTCGCGTCTCCTCGACTGGGTGCTGGCGACGATCGTCATGAACAAACTGGTGCCCATCAGCATCCAGCAGTTGACCCGCGCCCGGTTCGCCGAAGAAACGCTCGAGACGGCGGCCGAAAACGGCGCGACCCAGTACGTGATCCTGGGCTCCGGCTTCGATTCCTTCGCCTTCCGCCGGCCGGACCTGGATCTGACCGTATTCGAAGTCGACCGGGCGGAGATGATTCGCCTGAAGGTGGAACGGCTGGCCGCCGCGAATCTGGAGATTCCCGCTCGTTTGCGTCTGGTTCCCTTCGACTTCGAGAGAGGCGACCTCCGAAGCGCGCTGACTGCCGCCGGGTTCGATCTCGGCGCACGCTCCTTCTTCAACTGGATGGGAGTCACCTACTACCTCACCCGGGCGTCCATTCTCGAGAATCTGGATCGGCTGGCGGAGATCGCAAGTTCGGGATCGGAGATCGTCTTCGATTACCTGATCGCGGCCGAGTGCGTGCCGCCGGAAGACCGCGATCTCTTTTCCCGGCTGATGGCGTTCGTGGAGAAACGGGGCGAACCCATGATTTCGCGCTTCGACCCGGCCCGCGTGGGCGCCATCCTGAACCCGCGCGACCTTTGGGAGATCGTCGGCAACGACTCGCCGGCGGATCACCACCGCAAGTATCTGGAAGGACGAACCGATCTTCCGCCTCTGGCCCCCATCACCTGGTGCCTTCACCTGAGAAGGAGCGCCGCCGGCCCGAAGCCGGCGTGA